Proteins found in one Sporosarcina jeotgali genomic segment:
- a CDS encoding flagellar hook-associated protein 2: protein MRIGGLASGIDTESIIKDLMKAERIPLDKVTQKKQYFEWQLDDYRSVSRDLFKYKDNLFDNYALGRNYNQKNVSVSDSDIVSIKSKSNNDDFTGSIVVKQLAKSATIQGNAIPDSENLKAGTFSVKTPDGKTQDIVVKQGDTVENVIKQISEKTGARAFYDSASGKIGLTSKQSGGVEGAAGQPSVEGFIELSEVDDSGVLESLGLSSIPTNQKTAGIHAIASYNGLDIERNSNTFDLDGLEVTLKTKSDKPVTFEVTTDTEKIYDKVKSFVDDYNKIIEDLNAKIREPKFRNFQPLSTEQKADMKEKEIELWEEKAKSGTLRNDPEISSLLNELRTMLTESVDIGNGQSISLSEIGITTSKNYLDHGKLVIDETKLKEAISKDSGAVAKLFSNTGETPGELGIAHRMKKTVETSQKTIKDNAGSAGASTKSFDLGRTLDNMNKQIERFEDRMKMVESRYWKQFNAMENAIQRANAQSASLMSALGGGA from the coding sequence ATGAGAATTGGTGGACTGGCGAGTGGTATTGATACTGAATCGATTATTAAGGATTTAATGAAGGCTGAGAGAATTCCGTTAGATAAAGTTACACAAAAGAAACAGTATTTTGAGTGGCAGTTGGATGACTATCGCAGTGTGAGTAGAGATTTATTCAAGTATAAAGACAACCTTTTTGATAATTATGCATTGGGCAGAAATTACAATCAAAAAAATGTATCTGTTTCTGATTCTGATATTGTTTCCATTAAATCGAAGTCAAACAATGATGACTTTACAGGATCTATAGTGGTTAAACAATTAGCTAAAAGTGCTACTATTCAAGGTAATGCAATTCCTGATTCAGAAAATTTGAAAGCGGGAACGTTTTCCGTCAAAACGCCTGATGGCAAAACCCAAGACATTGTGGTTAAACAAGGTGACACCGTAGAGAATGTGATCAAGCAAATCAGTGAAAAAACTGGAGCCCGTGCTTTTTATGACAGTGCTTCAGGAAAAATTGGATTAACGTCTAAACAAAGCGGCGGAGTTGAAGGGGCAGCAGGTCAACCCAGCGTCGAAGGATTTATTGAACTCAGTGAAGTAGACGACAGCGGTGTTTTAGAAAGTTTAGGGTTATCGAGTATTCCAACTAACCAAAAAACTGCAGGTATACATGCTATCGCTTCGTATAACGGGTTAGACATAGAGAGGAATTCTAACACTTTCGATTTAGACGGGCTAGAAGTTACACTGAAGACTAAGAGTGATAAACCTGTTACTTTTGAAGTAACAACTGATACTGAAAAGATTTATGATAAAGTAAAAAGCTTTGTAGATGACTACAACAAAATAATTGAGGATTTAAATGCGAAAATCCGTGAACCAAAGTTTCGGAATTTCCAACCGTTATCGACTGAGCAAAAAGCAGATATGAAAGAAAAAGAAATAGAGCTCTGGGAAGAAAAAGCTAAAAGCGGAACATTGCGTAACGATCCAGAAATATCAAGTCTTTTAAATGAGTTAAGAACAATGCTAACGGAATCAGTAGATATTGGAAATGGTCAATCTATCAGTTTGAGTGAAATAGGAATCACAACTAGTAAGAACTACTTAGACCACGGTAAATTAGTTATCGATGAGACTAAACTAAAAGAGGCTATTTCAAAAGATTCTGGTGCTGTTGCAAAATTATTTAGTAATACTGGTGAAACCCCTGGGGAGTTAGGGATTGCACATCGAATGAAAAAAACTGTTGAAACTAGTCAAAAAACAATTAAGGATAATGCAGGGTCTGCCGGCGCCAGCACGAAATCCTTTGATTTAGGTAGAACTTTGGACAATATGAACAAACAAATTGAACGTTTCGAAGACCGGATGAAAATGGTGGAATCTCGCTACTGGAAACAGTTCAATGCCATGGAAAACGCAATTCAACGCGCAAATGCACAATCAGCAAGTCTTATGAGTGCACTCGGTGGCGGTGCTTAA
- the fliS gene encoding flagellar export chaperone FliS: MVMHNPYATYQNNSVTTSTPGELTLMLYNGCLKFIQQAKRAVEVNNLEDKNVAVQKAQAIISELMITLDVTAFPAAKDMLVLYEFANSRLIDGNIKNDSALFDEAAGIMTEFRDTWKQVIQLNRQKQYGNVSEI, translated from the coding sequence ATGGTCATGCATAATCCGTACGCTACGTATCAAAATAACTCGGTTACTACGTCGACGCCTGGGGAACTTACATTAATGCTTTATAACGGATGTTTAAAGTTTATTCAACAAGCAAAACGAGCTGTAGAAGTGAACAACCTTGAAGACAAGAATGTTGCCGTGCAAAAAGCACAGGCGATTATCTCGGAACTGATGATAACCTTAGATGTTACTGCATTCCCAGCTGCGAAAGACATGCTTGTCTTATATGAATTCGCGAACAGCCGACTCATAGATGGCAATATTAAGAATGACAGTGCGTTATTTGACGAAGCTGCGGGAATCATGACCGAGTTCCGAGATACATGGAAACAAGTCATTCAATTGAATCGTCAGAAGCAATACGGCAATGTGAGTGAAATATGA
- a CDS encoding flagellar protein FliT encodes MIRPELVQWKDATERMLTLSISNNEDQRDIMIASIEAILDEREKLQPYIQPPFSSEEEVYGKELVAQELKVAVRLESYLNAIRKDLSTSQTKKDSVRSYVNPYSKVARDGTFYDTKQ; translated from the coding sequence ATGATTCGACCGGAGCTTGTTCAGTGGAAAGACGCTACGGAGCGGATGCTGACACTTTCGATTTCAAACAATGAGGATCAGCGTGATATCATGATTGCTTCTATTGAAGCGATACTAGATGAGCGAGAGAAACTGCAGCCTTACATCCAACCTCCTTTTTCATCAGAAGAAGAAGTATACGGGAAAGAGCTCGTTGCTCAAGAGCTGAAAGTCGCTGTGAGATTGGAAAGCTATCTGAATGCAATTCGAAAAGATCTCTCAACGTCCCAGACGAAAAAGGACAGCGTTCGGAGTTATGTCAATCCATACAGCAAAGTTGCCCGTGACGGTACGTTCTATGATACGAAACAATAA
- a CDS encoding methyl-accepting chemotaxis protein yields MTIEQLKLADWIRKNHLLYIGFATGGGLGLLAQILLGSNMQTILSIAIPFAIGTAFYIAFRMTKQPWLTQSLPYILLLSTFSVLLSIILLVGANLASVGIIFFLLVLGAIHGRMLIMGVAYVLSLGALILNNMLFTAPELIAGSGLNLVLVHYLCGVILILVVRQNSKNFTELERFTALTAAQMKEEEELAAKLNQTVDKITENLSKLRGASGTSLASQREMLTAIQEVSGASQHQADHISDIAERSEKTHESIEKISTGLSVLVQKANDAGELAGEGSSRIAGLKNGIDAFADFFEELNRTFLVLSEKIAETNAFAGSIKEITDQTNLLALNASIEAARAGEHGKGFAVVADEIRKLAGMTDETLSKIDTNLSEVNTFNELAVTKLSAGQQQISEQTEVADSSNTTFTALHGEMRDLQKEMKSFIEAFREITVNTDNVRGRTMEFASVIEESTAAIEELDATLTHLVDEQSEIDAYLQETHNEALSLRG; encoded by the coding sequence ATGACGATTGAACAACTTAAACTAGCAGACTGGATACGGAAAAACCATCTTCTGTATATCGGCTTTGCGACTGGCGGCGGCCTCGGCTTGCTTGCGCAGATTCTCTTGGGATCCAATATGCAGACGATCCTATCGATTGCCATTCCGTTTGCAATCGGCACTGCTTTTTATATCGCGTTTCGAATGACGAAACAGCCTTGGCTCACACAAAGCCTGCCATACATATTGTTACTATCCACCTTCTCTGTGCTGTTAAGTATTATTTTATTGGTTGGCGCAAATTTAGCTTCTGTCGGGATCATCTTTTTCCTGCTTGTCCTGGGTGCTATCCATGGTCGGATGCTCATCATGGGCGTTGCCTATGTACTCAGTTTGGGTGCATTGATTTTAAATAACATGCTGTTTACCGCTCCTGAGCTTATCGCGGGAAGTGGATTGAATCTAGTGCTGGTCCATTACTTATGCGGTGTGATTCTCATACTGGTCGTCCGTCAAAATTCCAAGAACTTTACAGAGCTTGAACGGTTCACGGCGTTGACTGCTGCTCAAATGAAAGAAGAAGAGGAACTGGCTGCGAAGTTGAACCAAACTGTGGATAAGATTACGGAGAATTTAAGCAAGCTTCGTGGTGCTTCCGGGACATCCCTCGCTTCACAGCGTGAAATGCTGACAGCAATTCAAGAAGTGAGCGGGGCCAGCCAGCACCAGGCGGATCACATATCGGATATTGCGGAACGCTCTGAAAAGACGCATGAATCAATTGAAAAGATTTCAACTGGACTTTCAGTGCTTGTGCAAAAAGCTAATGACGCGGGAGAACTCGCAGGTGAAGGAAGTTCGCGAATTGCTGGGCTGAAAAACGGAATTGATGCATTCGCTGACTTCTTTGAAGAACTGAATCGTACGTTCTTAGTGCTTTCTGAGAAAATTGCAGAAACTAATGCGTTTGCGGGTTCCATTAAAGAAATTACCGACCAGACGAATTTGCTTGCGTTGAATGCTTCCATTGAAGCCGCCAGGGCAGGGGAGCACGGAAAAGGATTCGCGGTTGTTGCGGATGAAATCCGTAAGCTCGCGGGTATGACGGATGAGACGTTATCGAAAATCGATACGAATTTATCTGAAGTGAATACATTCAACGAGCTGGCAGTGACGAAGTTATCGGCAGGTCAACAACAAATTTCTGAGCAGACGGAAGTCGCGGATTCATCCAACACGACGTTCACTGCATTGCACGGAGAAATGCGTGACTTGCAGAAAGAAATGAAGTCATTCATCGAAGCGTTCAGAGAAATCACGGTGAACACGGATAATGTTCGCGGCCGTACGATGGAATTTGCGTCCGTTATAGAAGAAAGCACCGCTGCGATTGAAGAGCTGGATGCGACCTTGACGCATCTTGTCGACGAACAAAGTGAAATCGACGCGTATTTGCAAGAAACGCATAACGAAGCTCTTAGCCTCCGAGGATAA
- a CDS encoding PilZ domain-containing protein: MHYKRDEAFRYSFDEPIPAAFSIYLKNSDRPGTGTGDSKLLDISPGGTRMETSFDIPVNRDEVALKLRFRLYQQPIETDGVIVWKEAVGARWIYGIDFDENESVAETIVNDLKLRRQAER; encoded by the coding sequence ATGCACTATAAACGTGATGAAGCTTTCAGATATTCCTTTGATGAACCAATCCCTGCAGCATTCAGTATTTACCTTAAAAACAGTGACCGTCCCGGAACCGGAACAGGTGACTCCAAGTTGCTGGATATCAGTCCAGGCGGAACCCGAATGGAAACGTCTTTTGATATTCCAGTAAATCGAGACGAAGTGGCTCTCAAACTGCGCTTCCGCTTATACCAGCAGCCAATTGAGACAGACGGTGTCATTGTCTGGAAAGAAGCGGTCGGGGCACGCTGGATATACGGCATAGATTTTGATGAGAACGAATCCGTAGCTGAAACCATCGTCAATGATCTAAAGCTGCGCAGACAAGCTGAGCGGTAA
- the hpf gene encoding ribosome hibernation-promoting factor, HPF/YfiA family, whose translation MLDFNIRGENIEVTPAIREHVEKKVSKLERYFTESLKATAHVNLKVYSDKQTKVEITIPMKNLTLRAEERHNDLYAAIDLIVDKLERQIRKYKTRVNRKFREREGVGAFLQATMENDSNEQEYADDENEFNVVRTKQLDLKPMDQEEAILQMNMLGHDFFIFTDGESDATNIVYKRRDGKYGLIETEAN comes from the coding sequence ATGTTAGACTTCAACATTCGTGGCGAAAACATCGAGGTTACTCCAGCAATCCGGGAGCACGTCGAAAAGAAAGTCAGTAAACTGGAAAGGTACTTCACTGAGTCTTTGAAAGCAACAGCTCATGTGAACTTGAAAGTATACAGCGATAAGCAAACTAAAGTTGAAATTACAATTCCAATGAAAAATTTGACACTCCGAGCAGAAGAACGTCATAACGATTTATACGCAGCCATTGACTTGATTGTCGATAAGCTTGAGCGTCAAATCCGTAAATATAAAACACGCGTGAACCGCAAGTTCCGTGAGCGCGAAGGCGTTGGCGCATTCTTACAGGCAACAATGGAAAACGATTCGAATGAGCAAGAGTATGCCGATGACGAAAATGAGTTCAACGTAGTGCGTACAAAACAGCTCGATTTGAAGCCGATGGACCAGGAAGAAGCAATTCTTCAAATGAACATGCTGGGTCACGATTTCTTCATCTTCACTGATGGTGAGTCTGATGCCACAAACATCGTCTACAAACGCCGTGATGGCAAGTACGGCTTGATTGAAACTGAAGCTAATTAA
- the secA gene encoding preprotein translocase subunit SecA, with amino-acid sequence MLSVLNKMFDPNKRDLKRLEKIADQTEAFATQMEQLSDTDLTAKTAEFQQRVNNGESLDDIQPEAFAVVREAARRVLGLYPFRVQIVGAAALHEGNIAEMKTGEGKTLTSTLAVYLNALDGKGAHVVTVNEYLASRDAQEMGKLYEFLGLTVGLNLNSLSKDEKRDAYLADVTYTTNNELGFDYLRDNMVLYSEHKVQRPLHYAVIDEVDSILIDEARTPLIISGQAAKSAELYRLANRFVMTLKKEEDFAYDETTKGVTMTEAGIEKAEQAFGIDNLFDLEHVTLNHTINQSLKAHVSMHVDVDYVVQEGEVVIVDSFTGRLMKGRRYSDGLHQAIEAKEGLEVQNESMTLATITFQNYFRMYDKLSGMTGTAKTEEEEFRNIYNMNVVAIPTNRPISRDDRPDLIFSSTEGKYKAVADDIKERHKKGQPVLVGTVAIETSEIISNFLKKYGVPHNVLNAKNHGREAEIIEQAGQPGAVTIATNMAGRGTDIKLGEGVQEVGGLAVVGTERHESRRIDNQLRGRSGRQGDAGITQFYLSLEDELMRRFGSEQMKGMMTKLGMDDETPIQSKMVSRSVESAQKRVEGNNFDSRKRLLQYDDVLRQQREIIYKERNDVLESDNVRPVLEAMIERVIENAVAIHTTEEKQEDWALKALVDYLGANFLPEDQLTVSDLEGKSAQELTDFIKTEVLKRYDEKEEEMSEEKMREFEKVVLLRAIDTKWMDHIDAMDQLRHGIHLRAYGQNDPLREYQAEGFAMFEEMVNAIEADASKYVMKAEIRNNLEREEVAKGQAVNPKEDGEKQVKKPVRRSVNIGRNDPCPCGSGKKYKNCHGQE; translated from the coding sequence ATGCTAAGCGTATTGAATAAAATGTTTGATCCGAATAAACGTGATTTGAAACGACTAGAAAAGATTGCTGATCAGACTGAAGCCTTTGCTACTCAAATGGAGCAGCTTTCGGATACTGATTTAACTGCGAAAACGGCAGAATTCCAGCAGCGCGTGAACAATGGAGAGAGTCTTGACGACATTCAGCCGGAAGCATTTGCGGTTGTGCGTGAAGCAGCGCGCCGTGTTCTCGGCTTGTATCCATTCCGTGTTCAAATCGTGGGGGCTGCGGCTCTTCACGAGGGAAACATTGCGGAGATGAAAACCGGTGAAGGTAAGACGTTGACGTCAACGCTTGCGGTGTATTTGAATGCTCTAGATGGCAAAGGTGCACACGTTGTCACGGTCAACGAATACTTGGCTTCACGTGATGCTCAGGAAATGGGAAAGCTGTATGAGTTCCTTGGACTGACGGTCGGCTTGAACTTGAACAGTTTGAGTAAAGATGAAAAGCGTGATGCGTATCTTGCAGACGTGACGTATACGACGAACAATGAGCTTGGCTTTGACTATTTGCGCGACAACATGGTGCTGTACAGTGAGCACAAAGTACAGCGTCCGCTTCATTATGCAGTCATTGACGAAGTTGACTCCATCTTAATTGACGAGGCGCGAACTCCGCTTATTATTTCAGGGCAGGCTGCTAAATCAGCAGAATTGTACCGTTTGGCGAACCGTTTCGTGATGACTTTGAAAAAAGAAGAGGACTTTGCGTATGATGAAACGACTAAAGGCGTAACGATGACCGAAGCGGGGATTGAGAAAGCGGAGCAGGCATTTGGAATCGATAACTTATTCGACTTGGAGCATGTGACACTCAACCACACGATTAATCAGTCATTAAAAGCGCATGTAAGTATGCATGTTGACGTAGACTATGTCGTACAAGAAGGCGAAGTTGTCATTGTCGATTCATTCACAGGCCGTCTGATGAAAGGCCGCCGTTACAGCGATGGACTTCACCAAGCGATCGAGGCAAAAGAAGGACTTGAAGTCCAAAACGAATCGATGACGCTTGCAACGATTACATTCCAGAACTATTTCCGGATGTATGACAAGTTGTCTGGTATGACGGGTACTGCGAAGACGGAAGAAGAGGAATTCCGCAACATTTACAACATGAACGTTGTAGCGATTCCGACCAACCGTCCGATTTCCCGTGATGACCGTCCAGATTTAATCTTCTCTTCAACGGAAGGGAAGTACAAAGCGGTTGCGGATGATATTAAAGAGCGGCATAAAAAAGGCCAGCCGGTTCTTGTCGGTACGGTTGCGATTGAAACGTCTGAGATCATTTCGAACTTCTTGAAGAAGTACGGCGTGCCTCATAACGTGTTAAACGCGAAAAACCACGGTCGTGAAGCCGAAATTATCGAGCAGGCAGGTCAGCCGGGTGCGGTTACCATCGCAACAAACATGGCTGGTCGCGGTACGGATATCAAGCTTGGAGAAGGCGTACAAGAAGTCGGCGGCCTTGCAGTTGTCGGTACCGAGCGCCATGAATCTCGCCGTATTGATAATCAGCTGCGCGGACGTTCTGGTCGTCAAGGGGACGCGGGTATTACACAGTTCTATCTGTCTTTAGAAGATGAATTGATGCGCCGTTTCGGTTCGGAGCAAATGAAAGGCATGATGACGAAACTCGGTATGGATGATGAAACACCAATCCAGTCGAAAATGGTCTCGCGCTCCGTCGAATCTGCTCAGAAACGCGTGGAGGGGAATAACTTCGATTCTCGTAAACGATTGCTTCAATATGATGATGTGTTGCGCCAGCAGCGTGAAATCATTTATAAAGAGCGTAATGACGTACTCGAATCAGACAATGTACGTCCAGTTCTGGAAGCGATGATTGAACGCGTGATTGAAAATGCGGTAGCGATTCATACAACAGAAGAAAAACAAGAAGACTGGGCATTAAAAGCTCTTGTCGACTATTTAGGCGCGAACTTCTTGCCTGAAGACCAGCTGACGGTTTCAGATTTAGAAGGTAAATCGGCACAGGAACTTACGGATTTCATCAAAACAGAAGTGTTGAAGCGTTATGATGAAAAAGAAGAGGAAATGTCCGAAGAAAAAATGCGCGAGTTTGAGAAAGTTGTCCTGCTTCGTGCCATCGATACAAAATGGATGGATCATATCGATGCGATGGATCAGCTGCGTCACGGAATTCACTTGCGTGCATACGGACAAAATGATCCGCTTCGCGAGTATCAAGCAGAAGGATTCGCGATGTTTGAAGAAATGGTGAACGCCATTGAAGCAGATGCATCGAAGTACGTCATGAAGGCGGAAATCCGCAACAACCTGGAGCGTGAAGAAGTGGCAAAAGGCCAAGCGGTGAATCCGAAAGAAGATGGCGAGAAACAAGTGAAGAAACCGGTACGCCGTTCAGTTAATATCGGACGCAACGACCCATGCCCTTGCGGCAGCGGGAAGAAATATAAGAACTGTCATGGTCAAGAGTAA
- the prfB gene encoding peptide chain release factor 2 (programmed frameshift), giving the protein MELSDVRNELDKTAKKLVDFRGSLDLENKEARMQELDEMMMDPTFWDNQDAAQVVISESNALKDSVGEFHAMNDEQENLEMTVELLKEEPDEELQEELVSELKAFLKRMEDFDLQMLLSEEYDSSSAVLEIHSGAGGTESQDWASMILRMYTRWAEQHGYKVETLDYQAGDEAGVKSVTLSIKGHNAYGYLKAEKGVHRLVRISPFDSSGRRHTSFSSVEVMPEFSGDVDIDLKMEDVKIDTYRSSGAGGQHVNTTDSAVRMTHLPTGAIVTCQTERSQIKNRERAINLLKAKIYQIRVEEEEARLLEIRGDQKEIGWGSQIRSYVFHPYSMVKDHRTNEETGNVGSVMDGEIDPFINAFLRSRIS; this is encoded by the exons ATGGAATTATCAGATGTACGCAACGAGCTCGACAAAACAGCTAAGAAATTAGTGGACTTTAGGGGGTCTCTT GACTTAGAAAACAAAGAGGCACGTATGCAGGAACTCGATGAAATGATGATGGACCCGACGTTTTGGGATAACCAAGATGCAGCGCAAGTCGTCATTTCTGAATCGAACGCACTCAAAGACAGCGTCGGTGAGTTCCATGCGATGAACGACGAACAAGAAAATCTGGAAATGACAGTCGAACTGTTGAAAGAAGAGCCGGATGAAGAGCTCCAGGAAGAACTCGTGAGCGAATTGAAAGCATTCTTGAAGCGTATGGAAGACTTCGATCTGCAGATGCTTCTAAGTGAAGAATATGACAGCAGCAGTGCTGTTCTTGAAATTCACTCAGGCGCTGGCGGTACGGAGTCTCAAGACTGGGCATCGATGATTTTACGGATGTATACACGCTGGGCTGAGCAGCACGGATACAAAGTGGAAACACTGGACTATCAGGCAGGCGACGAAGCTGGTGTGAAATCTGTAACGCTTTCCATCAAAGGTCACAATGCGTATGGTTACTTGAAAGCTGAAAAAGGCGTTCACCGTCTTGTTCGGATTTCACCGTTTGACTCATCAGGCCGTCGACACACGTCATTCTCTTCTGTTGAAGTGATGCCTGAATTCTCAGGTGACGTAGACATCGATTTGAAGATGGAAGACGTTAAAATTGATACGTACCGTTCGAGCGGTGCGGGTGGACAGCACGTTAACACGACAGATTCAGCTGTCCGCATGACCCACCTTCCAACAGGTGCAATCGTAACGTGTCAAACAGAGCGTTCACAGATTAAAAACCGTGAACGTGCGATCAACTTGTTGAAAGCAAAAATTTATCAAATCCGTGTCGAAGAAGAAGAAGCGCGCCTTCTCGAAATTCGCGGCGACCAAAAAGAAATCGGCTGGGGAAGTCAGATCCGTTCTTACGTCTTCCACCCGTACTCAATGGTCAAAGATCACCGTACCAATGAAGAGACAGGTAACGTAGGTTCTGTGATGGACGGCGAAATTGATCCGTTCATCAACGCATTCTTGCGTTCACGTATTTCTTAA
- the cccB gene encoding cytochrome c551: MKMKNKFLATIFGAALVLGACGGGGDDKAGDKDSASGNVDAEKVFQANCASCHGGNLEGGAGPALANIGGELSEDEIHDIIENGKSGGMPAGLIKGEELDAVAKWLSEKK; this comes from the coding sequence ATGAAAATGAAAAACAAATTCTTAGCGACGATCTTTGGCGCTGCACTTGTACTTGGTGCTTGTGGCGGCGGCGGAGATGACAAAGCTGGAGACAAAGATTCAGCATCTGGAAATGTAGACGCTGAAAAAGTATTCCAAGCGAACTGTGCATCTTGTCACGGCGGCAACTTGGAAGGCGGAGCAGGTCCTGCTCTTGCTAACATCGGCGGAGAGCTGTCTGAAGACGAAATCCACGACATCATCGAAAACGGTAAATCCGGCGGAATGCCAGCTGGTCTTATTAAAGGCGAAGAGCTTGACGCTGTTGCAAAATGGCTTTCTGAAAAGAAATAA
- the ftsE gene encoding cell division ATP-binding protein FtsE: protein MIKMKNVYKKYSNGVVAANGINIDIDRGEFVYVVGPSGAGKSTFIKMMYREEAPTSGQIFIDGTDLSTLKNKEIPYLRRQIGVVFQDFKLLPRLNVYENVAFALEVIEEAPADIRKKVTDVLALVGLSQKARMFPNELSGGEQQRVSIARSIVNEPKMVIADEPTGNLDPDTSLGIMNIFEKINNRGTTIVMATHNKDIVNKIRHRVLLVEGGMITRDEYEGEYSYEG, encoded by the coding sequence ATGATTAAAATGAAGAATGTGTACAAAAAGTATTCGAACGGTGTCGTTGCCGCGAATGGTATAAATATCGACATTGACCGCGGTGAGTTTGTTTACGTCGTGGGGCCGAGTGGTGCAGGTAAATCGACATTCATCAAAATGATGTATCGCGAGGAAGCTCCAACCAGCGGACAGATCTTCATCGACGGAACAGACCTGAGTACGTTGAAAAACAAGGAAATACCCTACTTGCGAAGACAGATTGGTGTCGTTTTCCAAGACTTTAAATTGCTTCCAAGATTGAATGTTTATGAGAATGTGGCATTTGCGCTAGAAGTGATTGAAGAAGCACCCGCTGATATTCGTAAAAAAGTAACTGATGTTTTAGCGCTTGTCGGATTGTCCCAAAAAGCGAGAATGTTTCCTAACGAGTTATCAGGCGGAGAACAGCAGCGAGTGTCGATTGCGCGTTCGATTGTCAATGAGCCTAAAATGGTGATTGCAGACGAACCGACAGGAAACCTCGATCCGGATACGTCGTTAGGCATCATGAACATCTTCGAAAAAATCAACAACCGTGGGACGACCATTGTGATGGCGACACACAACAAAGATATTGTGAACAAAATCCGTCATCGCGTTTTATTAGTAGAAGGCGGAATGATCACAAGAGATGAATACGAAGGGGAATACAGCTATGAAGGGTAG
- the ftsX gene encoding permease-like cell division protein FtsX, with product MKGRTLGRHFRESFKSLGRNGWMTFASISAVAVTLLLVGSFIVMMMNLNKMADNIENDVEIKVVADAAASDAAVKELQDKVQKIDGVASVEFASREDELDKIIKSYGKELSLYKQSNPLGNALYVKAADPHDTAAIAKKIDTYEYTADVVYGAGKVEKLFNVVKISRNVGLILIVALLFTAMFLISNTIRLTIIARGREIEIMKLVGATNNFVRIPFILEGAWLGILGSILPMAAIAIAYQQIYAYWQPKLVNEMFQLLHPVPFIIQVDGLLLFMGVFIGVWGSMMSVRKFLKV from the coding sequence ATGAAGGGTAGAACGCTTGGCCGTCACTTCCGGGAGAGTTTTAAGAGCCTCGGACGAAATGGCTGGATGACGTTCGCCTCCATCAGCGCCGTTGCGGTAACGCTTCTGCTTGTGGGCAGTTTCATTGTTATGATGATGAACTTGAACAAGATGGCGGATAATATCGAGAACGACGTAGAAATTAAAGTGGTTGCGGACGCTGCAGCAAGTGATGCGGCCGTGAAAGAGTTACAAGACAAAGTTCAGAAGATTGATGGAGTCGCAAGTGTTGAATTTGCGTCGAGAGAAGACGAACTGGACAAAATCATTAAATCCTACGGTAAAGAACTCTCACTCTATAAACAAAGTAATCCACTAGGAAACGCGCTATATGTAAAAGCGGCGGATCCTCACGATACGGCTGCAATTGCAAAAAAGATCGATACATACGAGTACACAGCTGATGTTGTCTATGGAGCAGGAAAAGTCGAGAAATTGTTCAACGTCGTAAAAATCAGCCGGAATGTCGGATTGATTTTAATCGTAGCGCTGCTGTTTACGGCAATGTTCCTCATCTCCAATACAATTCGTTTGACGATCATTGCACGTGGTCGAGAGATTGAAATTATGAAACTAGTCGGAGCGACAAATAACTTTGTCCGAATTCCGTTTATTTTAGAAGGTGCTTGGCTGGGGATCCTCGGATCGATTCTTCCAATGGCTGCTATCGCCATTGCCTACCAGCAAATTTATGCATACTGGCAGCCTAAATTGGTGAATGAAATGTTCCAATTGCTCCATCCTGTACCGTTCATTATCCAGGTAGATGGTCTGCTGCTGTTCATGGGTGTGTTCATCGGCGTATGGGGCAGTATGATGTCCGTACGCAAATTCTTGAAAGTCTAA